In the Oscillatoria salina IIICB1 genome, one interval contains:
- the hpsP gene encoding hormogonium polysaccharide biosynthesis glycosyltransferase HpsP produces the protein MRVLQIVPSVSLVYGGPSQMVLGLSKALAAEGVEVTLLTTNSNGDAGQPPLDVPLQQPLSQDGYKIIYFRCSPFRRYKFSLDLLGWLANNAKAYNLAHIHALFSPISTAAATVARIKKLPYIMRPLGTLDPADLQKKRQLKQIYGQLLEKPNLANAAAVHFTSEQERQISERFGAQTRDLVIPLGVELPPNLPELGTTRKQLGIAAEKPLILYMSRLDPKKGLDLLIPALERLLREGVDFHFVLAGGNPQNPDYERKIREQIKASQLANWTTITGFVTGEKKLGLLQDADLFVLPSYYENFGIAVAEAMAAATPVVISDQVHIWQEVQEAEAGWVTKCNIDSLTKTIKSAIEEVDSRQERGMKAKKLVIEKYSWDAIARQTIVAYKQIMKASESRDLGKN, from the coding sequence ATGCGTGTTTTACAAATTGTTCCTTCAGTTTCTCTGGTTTATGGCGGTCCGAGTCAAATGGTATTGGGACTATCAAAAGCCTTAGCTGCTGAAGGTGTCGAGGTGACGCTACTAACTACTAATTCTAATGGCGATGCGGGACAACCTCCTTTAGATGTACCGCTTCAGCAACCGCTTTCCCAAGATGGATATAAAATTATTTATTTCCGTTGTTCTCCTTTCCGTCGCTATAAGTTTTCTCTCGATTTGTTAGGCTGGTTAGCTAATAATGCTAAAGCTTACAATCTTGCCCATATTCATGCTTTATTTTCGCCGATAAGTACGGCGGCGGCAACCGTGGCAAGAATCAAAAAGTTACCTTATATAATGCGTCCTTTGGGTACTCTTGACCCAGCCGATTTACAAAAGAAACGTCAGTTAAAGCAAATTTACGGTCAATTGTTAGAAAAACCTAATTTAGCTAATGCGGCTGCGGTTCATTTTACTAGCGAACAAGAAAGGCAAATTTCGGAACGTTTTGGCGCACAAACGCGGGATTTAGTAATTCCTTTGGGTGTGGAATTACCGCCTAATTTACCAGAGTTAGGAACTACGCGCAAGCAGTTAGGAATTGCGGCGGAAAAACCGTTAATTTTGTATATGTCTCGCCTTGACCCGAAAAAGGGTTTAGATTTATTAATTCCTGCTTTAGAAAGGTTGTTAAGAGAAGGTGTTGATTTTCATTTTGTGTTAGCGGGGGGAAACCCACAAAATCCAGATTACGAAAGGAAAATTCGCGAACAAATTAAAGCTTCACAATTAGCAAATTGGACAACAATTACAGGTTTTGTTACTGGCGAAAAGAAGCTAGGTTTGCTTCAGGACGCCGATTTGTTTGTTTTGCCTTCTTATTACGAAAATTTCGGAATTGCCGTGGCTGAGGCGATGGCGGCGGCAACTCCGGTGGTAATCTCCGACCAGGTGCATATTTGGCAAGAAGTACAAGAAGCTGAGGCTGGTTGGGTAACAAAATGTAATATTGATTCCTTGACAAAGACAATAAAAAGTGCTATAGAGGAAGTTGATTCTCGACAAGAAAGGGGAATGAAAGCGAAAAAACTAGTTATCGAGAAATATAGCTGGGACGCGATCGCGCGTCAAACCATTGTTGCTTACAAGCAAATTATGAAGGCGTCTGAAAGTCGCGATTTAGGAAAAAATTGA
- the hpsO gene encoding hormogonium polysaccharide biosynthesis glycosyltransferase HpsO, with protein MKILVASHTYIVDLNCEKLKKLANFNPKLEVTIVVPKRWRPGGVQNKIIETKPQTEGNFRIVPVSNFSENNQGLLTFGADLISLLRQFKPQIVQAEQGAKALSYAQLITLNKLLNLKAKNVFFTWWNLPYTSKFPINWLEAYNLNNTDGLIIGNQDGLEVLREHGYQGKAKIMPQLGVDQQLFAPRPQPELASQLGITQDDFIIGFVGRFVEEKGILTLLKALTTLKELNWKLLLLGRGDLKATILATAKEAGIKDRLILVESVPHDEVPRYINLMNVLVLPSETTYKFKTLTAAGWKEQFGHVLIEAMACKVPVIGSDSGEIPNVIGEAGLIFPEADAEALANCLKSLLSQPELREKLAELGYQKVMAQYTNQALAKQQLEFYQELLESK; from the coding sequence ATGAAAATTCTTGTTGCTAGTCATACTTATATCGTTGACCTCAACTGCGAAAAGCTGAAAAAATTAGCTAATTTTAACCCAAAGCTTGAGGTGACAATAGTTGTCCCAAAACGCTGGCGACCTGGTGGCGTCCAAAATAAAATTATTGAAACCAAACCCCAAACTGAAGGCAATTTTCGTATAGTTCCCGTAAGTAATTTTAGTGAAAATAATCAAGGCTTACTTACATTTGGCGCTGACTTAATTAGCTTATTGCGTCAATTCAAACCGCAAATTGTTCAAGCAGAACAAGGCGCCAAAGCCTTGAGTTATGCCCAATTAATTACCCTGAATAAATTGCTAAATTTAAAAGCCAAAAATGTCTTCTTTACTTGGTGGAATTTACCTTACACATCTAAATTTCCCATTAATTGGCTAGAAGCTTATAACTTAAACAACACTGACGGCTTAATTATCGGCAATCAAGATGGCTTAGAAGTATTGCGAGAACATGGCTATCAAGGAAAAGCCAAAATCATGCCTCAGTTAGGCGTAGATCAACAATTATTTGCCCCTCGTCCTCAACCAGAATTAGCTTCTCAATTAGGAATTACACAGGACGATTTTATCATTGGTTTTGTCGGACGCTTTGTTGAAGAAAAAGGCATTCTCACGCTACTAAAAGCTTTAACTACTTTAAAAGAATTAAACTGGAAATTGCTTTTATTAGGAAGAGGAGATTTAAAAGCAACCATTCTCGCTACAGCTAAAGAAGCAGGAATAAAAGACCGACTAATTTTAGTCGAAAGCGTCCCTCACGATGAAGTTCCTCGCTATATCAACTTGATGAATGTCCTCGTCTTACCCTCAGAAACTACCTACAAATTTAAAACCTTAACTGCGGCGGGATGGAAAGAACAATTCGGTCATGTTTTAATCGAAGCAATGGCTTGTAAAGTACCTGTCATTGGTTCTGACTCTGGCGAAATTCCGAACGTGATTGGTGAGGCTGGTTTAATCTTTCCAGAGGCAGATGCAGAGGCGCTAGCAAATTGTCTCAAGTCGCTATTATCCCAGCCAGAATTAAGGGAAAAATTAGCAGAATTGGGTTATCAAAAAGTAATGGCACAATATACGAATCAAGCTTTGGCAAAACAACAGTTAGAATTTTACCAGGAGTTATTGGAGTCAAAATAA
- the hpsN gene encoding hormogonium polysaccharide biosynthesis glycosyltransferase HpsN: MNLPAISVIIPTYGREAALRDSICDLLQQDYPDFEVLVVDQTANHEPETEKFLAELANSGKISWFRVNWASLPGARNYGVRRSRGEVILFIDDDVQLPSGYLHSHARHYVRKEVGAVAGRVFDRMKLADSGNKFQIEDLPPEAMDPGIAWYYLDLVHTVKPQRVISARGCNMSYRKEIFTQHGVWFDERFRGSAVREESDFCLRLRKTGYHVWYDPEANLVHLGEMTGGCHDIDTRSLQYQFTFYHNHFLMALKNLTFSQQLRLYAKLFDCHVLGNPPCNKSGSPIKIITRGIFYSLGFLNAVNTRIKSLWDDGQVYTRQDTEITTPNTATKVNV; encoded by the coding sequence ATGAATTTGCCTGCAATTTCGGTAATTATTCCAACTTACGGACGGGAAGCGGCGCTAAGAGACAGCATTTGCGATCTACTTCAGCAAGACTACCCTGATTTTGAAGTGTTAGTGGTAGACCAAACAGCTAATCACGAACCAGAAACAGAGAAATTCTTAGCAGAACTGGCGAATAGTGGGAAAATTAGCTGGTTTCGCGTGAATTGGGCGAGTTTACCTGGGGCGAGAAATTATGGCGTGCGGCGATCGCGCGGTGAGGTTATTCTGTTTATTGATGATGATGTTCAATTGCCGTCAGGTTATCTGCACTCTCATGCTCGTCATTATGTCCGCAAAGAAGTTGGTGCGGTAGCGGGACGAGTTTTTGACCGCATGAAATTGGCTGACTCTGGAAATAAGTTCCAAATTGAAGATTTACCACCGGAAGCGATGGACCCAGGTATTGCTTGGTATTATCTCGATTTGGTGCATACGGTCAAGCCGCAGCGTGTAATTTCGGCGCGAGGTTGTAATATGTCTTACCGTAAGGAGATTTTTACCCAGCATGGGGTTTGGTTTGATGAAAGATTTCGCGGTTCGGCTGTTCGCGAAGAGTCAGATTTTTGCTTAAGATTGCGGAAAACAGGCTATCACGTTTGGTATGACCCCGAAGCGAATTTAGTTCATTTGGGAGAAATGACTGGCGGCTGTCACGATATCGATACGCGATCGCTACAATATCAGTTTACCTTTTATCACAATCATTTCCTCATGGCGCTAAAAAATCTGACTTTCTCTCAACAATTGCGCCTTTATGCAAAACTTTTTGATTGTCACGTTTTAGGTAATCCTCCCTGCAATAAAAGCGGTTCCCCAATCAAAATTATTACTCGCGGAATTTTCTACAGTTTGGGTTTCCTCAATGCTGTGAATACCCGAATTAAATCTCTTTGGGATGACGGACAAGTTTACACTCGTCAAGACACAGAAATAACTACCCCAAACACAGCAACTAAAGTGAATGTTTAA
- the hpsL gene encoding hormogonium polysaccharide biosynthesis protein HpsL gives MLKSKKKKKSQKGKKQSEQPPLSLKEQLAKKRQAQETRKKLISLVSGSLFFGIAVGLPLAFAVKPLIGAAIAAGIPCLVLSYVYPRQALWFFLIYLPFSGTVQYQIMGGNAIFSLAKDAFFIPAMLGLMQECKQKKQPFMVPKKLLTTLWLLLGFSLLTLFLVNLPLQLSGEAKGNPFPQGILGLKVLLGYVPLIFCAYYLIENKKQLLFLARLHLILAIICCLLGIVQYWMLDSGRCEGTRNATGVDLFTASIEAKCFVGGSLTFSPSENQIRLPGTLPSPWHWAWFLIPNSALTFTVAFCDPKNVWRITGLVGMALVFINAVISGQRIALALVPVVTVFLLILTGQITNLKRFLPIGIGLGILLFGVMVSNPTVVQERIDSFVTRWQASPPTKFIEEQFGWAIKEQEGIFGRGLGTATNSTRIFGKTVLVETFHPKILYEMGWFGLLGFLIFVTHLMVVAFQSRQSIKEKTLRSFASSYWVFLLIISYFPYWYPLDTDPVAVYYWFFAGVIYKLPEIDKQEQEAKLKAAQENPELETKAGKKNGRRSLSRSSRR, from the coding sequence ATGCTCAAATCTAAAAAAAAGAAAAAATCTCAAAAAGGAAAAAAACAATCAGAGCAACCACCTCTCAGTCTCAAAGAACAGCTAGCTAAAAAACGGCAAGCGCAAGAGACGCGAAAAAAGCTAATTAGTTTAGTTAGTGGTTCTCTTTTTTTTGGTATTGCTGTTGGTTTACCTTTAGCTTTTGCCGTCAAACCTCTCATTGGCGCAGCTATAGCAGCCGGAATTCCTTGTTTAGTTTTATCCTATGTTTATCCCCGCCAAGCACTATGGTTTTTCCTCATTTATTTACCTTTTTCTGGTACAGTTCAGTACCAAATTATGGGCGGGAATGCTATTTTTTCTCTAGCAAAAGATGCTTTTTTCATTCCCGCTATGCTGGGATTAATGCAAGAATGTAAGCAAAAAAAGCAACCTTTTATGGTGCCGAAAAAGCTGCTTACTACCCTGTGGCTTCTCCTGGGTTTTTCGCTGCTGACACTATTTTTAGTTAACCTACCCTTACAACTTTCTGGTGAAGCCAAAGGAAATCCTTTTCCCCAAGGAATTCTCGGCTTAAAAGTCTTGCTTGGTTACGTTCCTCTCATTTTCTGCGCTTATTATTTAATTGAAAATAAAAAGCAGTTACTTTTTCTCGCTCGCCTACATTTGATACTAGCAATTATTTGCTGTTTGTTAGGAATAGTTCAGTATTGGATGCTTGATAGTGGCAGATGTGAAGGAACGCGCAATGCCACAGGAGTTGACCTGTTTACAGCTAGTATTGAAGCCAAATGTTTTGTTGGTGGTTCTTTAACTTTTAGCCCTTCCGAAAACCAAATTCGTTTGCCAGGAACTTTACCCTCTCCTTGGCACTGGGCTTGGTTTCTAATTCCTAATAGCGCCCTGACTTTTACCGTAGCTTTTTGCGACCCGAAAAATGTCTGGCGAATTACTGGTTTGGTTGGCATGGCATTAGTATTTATTAATGCGGTTATTTCGGGACAAAGAATTGCTCTTGCCTTAGTGCCAGTGGTGACAGTATTTTTACTAATTCTAACCGGACAAATCACTAATTTAAAACGCTTTTTGCCGATTGGGATTGGCTTAGGAATTTTGCTATTTGGGGTCATGGTAAGTAACCCCACAGTGGTACAAGAAAGAATTGATAGTTTTGTTACTCGCTGGCAAGCTTCTCCTCCGACCAAATTTATTGAAGAACAATTTGGTTGGGCAATTAAGGAACAAGAAGGAATCTTTGGGAGAGGATTAGGAACAGCGACAAATTCCACGCGCATTTTTGGTAAAACTGTTTTAGTAGAAACTTTTCACCCGAAAATTCTTTATGAAATGGGCTGGTTTGGTTTGCTAGGTTTTTTGATTTTTGTGACTCATTTAATGGTAGTTGCTTTTCAGTCTCGCCAGAGCATCAAGGAAAAGACTTTACGCAGTTTCGCTTCTTCTTATTGGGTGTTTCTTTTGATTATTAGTTATTTCCCTTACTGGTATCCTTTAGATACAGACCCAGTAGCAGTTTATTACTGGTTTTTCGCTGGGGTAATTTATAAATTGCCGGAAATAGATAAGCAAGAACAAGAAGCCAAACTGAAAGCAGCACAAGAAAATCCAGAGTTAGAAACTAAAGCAGGTAAAAAAAATGGGCGGCGTAGTTTGTCAAGAAGTTCTCGTCGTTAG
- the glmM gene encoding phosphoglucosamine mutase, producing MVKSPIRTQEVTRVDVLRQTASVKATPLSYLTALPKSALFGTDGIRGKAGELLNAPLALQVGFWAGKVLQAKAPQLGPMILGQDSRNSSDMLANALAAGLTSAGLEVWNLGLCPTPCVAYLTSITDAVGGIMISASHNPPEDNGIKIFGSDGTKLELALQQEIEAGIRGREDSTNSALKWGKSYQRQLLVQDYANFLQRSLPVDVNLQGMKIVLDLAWGASARLAPQLFQALGAEVICLHEEPDGNQINVNCGSTHLDVLKEAVKLYSADLGFAFDGDADRAMAVDSCGNVIDGDYILYFWGQSLQAAGKLPENLIIATVMANLGFERAWQERGGKMIRTPVGDRHVHAQMCSTGAKLGGEQSGHILCHHYSITGDGIQTALHLACLVRQSGVSLADLVAESFTPYPQLLRNVRVEDRETRRNWQECLELQKAIAQAETAMGNQGRILVRASGTEPVIRVMVEAAEVEVANYWTTKLVSAVQTHLVG from the coding sequence ATGGTTAAATCTCCTATCCGGACTCAGGAGGTCACTCGTGTAGATGTTTTGCGTCAAACTGCATCCGTAAAAGCGACTCCTTTGAGTTATTTGACGGCTTTACCGAAGTCGGCGTTGTTTGGTACTGATGGTATTCGTGGTAAGGCGGGAGAGTTACTGAATGCGCCTTTGGCATTGCAAGTGGGTTTTTGGGCTGGTAAGGTGTTGCAAGCTAAGGCTCCCCAGTTAGGTCCGATGATTTTAGGGCAAGATTCGCGGAATTCTAGCGATATGTTGGCTAATGCTTTAGCGGCTGGTTTGACTTCAGCAGGCTTAGAAGTTTGGAATTTGGGATTATGTCCGACTCCTTGTGTAGCGTATCTGACTAGCATTACGGATGCGGTGGGAGGAATTATGATTTCCGCTAGCCACAACCCGCCAGAAGATAATGGGATTAAGATTTTTGGCAGTGATGGCACAAAGCTAGAACTAGCTTTACAACAAGAAATTGAAGCAGGAATCAGAGGAAGGGAAGATTCGACTAATTCGGCACTGAAGTGGGGTAAGTCTTATCAAAGACAGTTGTTAGTGCAAGATTATGCGAACTTTTTGCAGCGATCGCTCCCCGTGGATGTAAATTTGCAGGGTATGAAAATTGTCCTAGATCTGGCTTGGGGAGCTTCTGCTCGGTTAGCGCCGCAGCTCTTCCAAGCTTTGGGCGCAGAAGTCATCTGTTTGCACGAAGAACCCGATGGAAATCAAATTAATGTCAATTGTGGCTCGACGCACTTAGATGTGCTGAAAGAGGCTGTCAAGCTGTATTCAGCCGATTTAGGTTTTGCTTTTGATGGCGATGCCGATCGCGCAATGGCAGTCGATAGTTGTGGCAATGTGATTGACGGCGACTACATTCTTTATTTTTGGGGTCAGAGCTTGCAAGCCGCCGGAAAACTGCCAGAGAATTTAATTATTGCGACCGTGATGGCAAATTTAGGTTTTGAGCGAGCATGGCAAGAGCGTGGTGGTAAAATGATCCGAACTCCAGTCGGCGATCGCCACGTTCACGCCCAAATGTGCAGTACAGGTGCGAAACTAGGAGGCGAACAGTCAGGACACATTCTCTGTCATCACTACAGCATCACCGGAGATGGCATTCAAACCGCATTACATTTAGCTTGTTTAGTCCGCCAGTCAGGAGTTTCCCTCGCCGACTTAGTAGCCGAAAGCTTTACACCTTATCCTCAATTGTTGCGAAACGTGCGCGTCGAAGACAGAGAAACCCGCCGTAACTGGCAAGAATGTCTAGAATTGCAAAAGGCGATCGCGCAAGCTGAAACAGCAATGGGAAACCAAGGACGCATCTTAGTCCGCGCCTCTGGAACCGAACCCGTCATCCGCGTCATGGTAGAAGCGGCTGAAGTCGAAGTTGCTAACTATTGGACTACCAAACTCGTCAGCGCAGTCCAAACCCACCTCGTCGGTTAA
- a CDS encoding protein kinase domain-containing protein, protein MTTILNNRYQIINTLGSGGFGETFLAEDTYMPSRRRCVIKQLKPISNNPQMYQLIQERFAREAAILEELGRGNSQIPDLFAYFSEGGQFYLVQEYIAGETLTKLVQNQGNLSENVVKDILVKILPVLGYVHSKKIVHRDIKPENIIIRSSDSLPVLIDFGAVKEAMGTVVNSQGNSTASIVVGTPGFMPSEQAAGRPLYSSDLFSLGLTAIYLLTGKTPQQLTSDPHTGEVLWQQFAPQVSQILANILTKAVMSHPRDRYPSAQAMLQALQSPIPVTPIAPTIPLASPVPETEETLVVSPAGRQQQAQPVSPVQLPVSNNQNNSLLFGSLIAGGIIGASVVIGYALTRDPEPNTVISSTENSPAPTNSSHVTSSTNSDRDTLTTPPDNSSNVNTANPNNPLVNQPNNPNTGNPAKSLAKPSPKQALQDYYAIINQEDYQTSWSKFTTNFQNNSQVHPQGYQSYTGWWTTVDFVDIEDVRLVNEGVEVAEVDARLRYYLKSGRVSNPNLVRFRLVWDENTNQWLIDGAKSSQ, encoded by the coding sequence ATGACTACAATTTTAAACAATCGCTATCAAATAATTAACACTTTAGGCAGTGGTGGCTTTGGCGAAACTTTCCTCGCTGAAGACACTTATATGCCTTCGCGTCGTCGTTGTGTTATCAAACAACTGAAACCGATAAGTAATAATCCCCAAATGTATCAGTTGATTCAAGAACGTTTTGCCAGAGAAGCTGCCATTTTAGAAGAACTTGGTCGCGGGAATTCGCAAATCCCCGATCTTTTTGCTTATTTTTCCGAAGGCGGACAATTTTATTTAGTTCAGGAATATATTGCCGGAGAAACCCTAACTAAATTGGTGCAAAATCAGGGTAATTTGAGTGAAAATGTCGTTAAAGATATTTTAGTTAAAATTTTACCAGTTCTTGGTTATGTTCATAGTAAAAAAATTGTTCATCGAGATATTAAGCCAGAGAATATTATTATTCGTTCCTCCGATAGCTTGCCTGTTTTAATTGATTTTGGGGCAGTGAAAGAAGCAATGGGAACAGTAGTAAATTCCCAAGGAAATAGTACCGCTTCGATTGTAGTTGGGACACCAGGATTTATGCCTTCCGAACAAGCAGCCGGACGACCTTTATATTCCAGCGATCTGTTTAGTTTAGGCTTAACCGCCATTTATTTACTAACAGGAAAAACTCCTCAGCAGTTAACTAGCGATCCTCATACGGGAGAGGTATTATGGCAACAATTTGCGCCCCAAGTAAGCCAAATTTTGGCTAACATTTTAACTAAAGCAGTGATGTCACATCCGCGCGATCGCTACCCTAGCGCCCAAGCTATGCTCCAAGCATTACAGTCGCCAATCCCAGTAACACCAATAGCACCGACAATTCCCCTAGCTTCACCCGTACCTGAAACCGAAGAAACTTTAGTCGTCTCCCCAGCCGGAAGACAGCAACAAGCTCAACCAGTTTCGCCAGTTCAACTGCCTGTTTCTAATAATCAAAATAATAGTTTACTTTTCGGTAGTTTGATTGCTGGAGGGATTATTGGTGCTTCCGTAGTTATCGGTTATGCTTTGACACGCGATCCCGAACCGAATACGGTAATTTCTTCAACAGAAAATTCTCCTGCCCCTACTAATTCTTCTCATGTTACTTCTTCCACTAATAGCGATCGTGACACTTTGACGACACCACCAGATAATTCTAGCAATGTAAATACCGCAAATCCCAATAATCCTCTAGTTAATCAACCGAATAATCCTAACACGGGAAATCCTGCTAAATCCTTAGCTAAACCGTCACCCAAACAGGCATTACAAGACTATTATGCAATTATTAATCAAGAGGATTATCAAACAAGTTGGAGTAAATTTACAACTAATTTTCAAAACAATAGCCAAGTTCATCCTCAAGGCTATCAATCTTATACAGGTTGGTGGACAACAGTAGATTTCGTTGATATAGAAGATGTCAGATTAGTAAATGAAGGAGTAGAAGTTGCTGAAGTAGATGCTCGTTTACGTTATTATCTGAAATCGGGGAGGGTCTCGAATCCTAATTTAGTAAGATTTCGGTTAGTTTGGGATGAAAATACTAATCAATGGTTAATTGATGGTGCGAAGTCCAGCCAGTGA
- a CDS encoding protein kinase domain-containing protein: MIPQLLNDRYRILRTLGSGGFGETFLAEDTQMPSARKCVIKRLLPINNNPQVYELVKERFAREAAILEELGDANRQIPRLYAYFESGGEFYLVQEFVDGETLTDLLKKQGSLSESYVEEILIKCLQILDYIHSKRIVHRDIKPDNIILRAADRLPVLIDFGAVREAMGTVVNSQGNATSSIIIGTPGFMPSEQAAGRPLYSSDLYSLGLTAIYLLTGKMPQELESNPETGEVIWRQFALQVSPNFAEILTKAVMSHPRDRYPTAQAMLQALQLRKAATTPTIPISPGTRKPIPETVPSLPPTPQNKPNSNLMFGGLIASGLIGAAAIIALAINQEKHSLIEPIVTHETPAIPAEIENDPPAIAPSPTQDSSYVWLAERRVTDADLVGKTAFELDIMRNSIFARHGRRFQSQELQTYFNSQTWYDPRYSPEEFPVNLLSQLEQENAAYILQYQNENNLRWITDASPQSANLVSLNDENLGDRSSPKQAIQQQFSLINSGDYQTAWHRLSPQFQSNRQVFPEGYTTYKNWWETVDFAELETVQIIEENNKNAIIDYQVNYYLKNGKTSPESRRVILTWNPQEQIWKFERSFAR, encoded by the coding sequence ATGATACCTCAGCTATTAAACGATCGCTATCGGATTCTCCGTACTTTGGGAAGTGGCGGATTTGGCGAAACTTTCCTCGCAGAAGATACTCAAATGCCTTCTGCTCGCAAGTGCGTGATTAAGCGGCTTTTGCCTATCAATAACAATCCCCAGGTGTATGAGTTAGTTAAAGAGCGATTTGCGCGGGAAGCGGCGATTTTAGAAGAGTTAGGCGATGCTAATCGGCAAATTCCCCGTTTGTATGCTTATTTTGAGTCTGGGGGAGAGTTTTATTTGGTGCAAGAATTTGTTGATGGGGAAACGCTGACTGATTTGTTGAAAAAACAGGGAAGTTTAAGCGAAAGTTACGTTGAAGAAATTTTAATTAAATGTTTACAGATTTTAGATTACATTCATAGTAAACGAATCGTACATCGCGATATTAAACCGGATAATATTATTTTACGTGCTGCCGATCGTTTACCTGTGCTAATTGATTTTGGTGCAGTGCGGGAAGCGATGGGAACTGTGGTTAATTCTCAAGGAAATGCTACCAGTAGTATTATTATTGGTACGCCTGGATTTATGCCTTCGGAACAAGCGGCGGGACGACCTTTGTATTCTAGCGATCTGTATAGTTTGGGTTTAACTGCGATTTATTTATTAACTGGTAAAATGCCCCAGGAGTTAGAAAGTAATCCCGAAACTGGTGAGGTTATTTGGCGGCAATTTGCTTTACAAGTTAGTCCGAATTTTGCCGAGATTTTAACTAAAGCAGTGATGTCTCATCCACGCGATCGCTATCCGACTGCGCAAGCGATGTTACAAGCTTTGCAGTTGCGAAAAGCAGCTACAACACCGACAATTCCGATTTCGCCAGGGACGCGAAAACCAATACCGGAAACTGTTCCTTCTCTGCCACCAACTCCTCAAAATAAGCCTAATAGTAATTTGATGTTTGGTGGTTTAATCGCTAGTGGTTTGATTGGCGCAGCCGCGATTATTGCTTTGGCAATTAATCAGGAGAAGCATTCACTTATTGAACCCATTGTAACTCATGAAACGCCTGCAATCCCTGCGGAAATTGAGAACGATCCCCCAGCGATCGCGCCTTCCCCAACTCAAGATAGTTCCTATGTTTGGTTAGCTGAAAGACGAGTTACTGATGCCGATCTGGTTGGTAAAACTGCTTTTGAATTAGATATCATGCGTAATTCAATTTTTGCTCGTCATGGGCGGAGGTTTCAATCTCAAGAATTACAAACTTATTTTAATAGTCAAACTTGGTACGATCCCCGTTATTCTCCAGAAGAATTTCCGGTGAATTTACTTTCTCAATTAGAACAAGAGAATGCTGCTTATATTTTACAATATCAAAATGAAAATAACTTAAGATGGATTACAGACGCATCTCCTCAGTCAGCAAATTTAGTTAGTTTAAATGATGAAAATTTGGGAGATCGCTCATCGCCAAAACAAGCGATTCAACAGCAATTTAGTTTAATTAATAGTGGCGATTATCAAACTGCTTGGCATCGGCTTTCGCCGCAGTTTCAAAGCAATCGTCAAGTCTTCCCTGAAGGTTATACTACTTATAAAAATTGGTGGGAAACAGTAGATTTTGCCGAGCTGGAAACAGTGCAAATTATAGAGGAAAATAACAAAAATGCTATCATCGATTATCAGGTGAACTACTATCTGAAAAATGGGAAAACTTCTCCTGAGTCTCGGCGAGTTATTCTTACTTGGAATCCCCAAGAGCAGATTTGGAAATTTGAGCGAAGTTTTGCTAGGTAA